The Canis aureus isolate CA01 chromosome 9, VMU_Caureus_v.1.0, whole genome shotgun sequence genome has a segment encoding these proteins:
- the MYH7 gene encoding myosin-7 yields the protein MVDAEMAAFGAAAPFLRKSEKERLEAQTRPFDLKKDVFVPDDKEEFVKAKIVSREGGKVTAETENGKTVTVKEDQVMQQNPPKFDKIEDMAMLTFLHEPAVLYNLKERYASWMIYTYSGLFCVTVNPYKWLPVYNAEVVAAYRGKKRSEAPPHIFSISDNAYQYMLTDRENQSILITGESGAGKTVNTKRVIQYFAVIAAIGDRSKKDQTPGKGTLEDQIIQANPALEAFGNAKTVRNDNSSRFGKFIRIHFGATGKLASADIETYLLEKSRVIFQLKAERDYHIFYQILSNKKPELLDMLLITNNPYDYAFISQGETTVASIDDSEELMATDNAFDVLGFTSEEKNSMYKLTGAIMHFGNMKFKQKQREEQAEPDGTEEADKSAYLMGLNSADLLKGLCHPRVKVGNEYVTKGQNVQQVAYATGALAKAVYEKMFNWMVTRINATLETKQPRQYFIGVLDIAGFEIFDFNSFEQLCINFTNEKLQQFFNHHMFVLEQEEYKKEGIEWEFIDFGMDLQACIDLIEKPMGIMSILEEECMFPKATDMTFKAKLYDNHLGKSNNFQKPRNIKGKQEAHFSLIHYAGTVDYNILGWLQKNKDPLNETVVALYQKSSLKLLSNLFANYAGADAPVEKGKGKAKKGSSFQTVSALHRENLNKLMTNLRSTHPHFVRCIIPNETKSPGVIDNPLVMHQLRCNGVLEGIRICRKGFPNRILYGDFRQRYRILNPAAIPEGQFIDSRKGAEKLLSSLDIDHNQYKFGHTKVFFKAGLLGLLEEMRDERLSRIITRIQAQSRGVLSRMEYKKLLERRDSLLIIQWNIRAFMGVKNWPWMKLYFKIKPLLKSAETEKEMATMKEEFARIKEALEKSEARRKELEEKMVSLLQEKNDLQLQVQAEQDNLADAEERCDQLIKNKIQLEAKVKEMTERLEDEEEMNAELTAKKRKLEDECSELKRDIDDLELTLAKVEKEKHATENKVKNLTEEMAGLDEIIAKLTKEKKALQEAHQQALDDLQAEEDKVNTLTKAKVKLEQQVDDLEGSLEQEKKVRMDLERAKRKLEGDLKLTQESIMDLENDKQQLDERLKKKDFELNALNARIEDEQALGSQLQKKLKELQARIEELEEELEAERTARAKVEKLRSDLSRELEEISERLEEAGGATSVQIEMNKKREAEFQKMRRDLEEATLQHEATAAALRKKHADSVAELGEQIDNLQRVKQKLEKEKSEFKLELDDVTSNMEQIIKAKANLEKMCRTLEDQMNEHRSKAEETQRSVNDLTSQRAKLQTENGELSRQLDEKEALISQLTRGKLTYTQQLEDLKRQLEEEVKAKNALAHALQSARHDCDLLREQYEEETEAKAELQRVLSKANSEVAQWRTKYETDAIQRTEELEEAKKKLAQRLQDAEEAVEAVNAKCSSLEKTKHRLQNEIEDLMVDVERSNAAAAALDKKQRNFDKILAEWKQKYEESQSELESSQKEARSLSTELFKLKNAYEESLEHLETFKRENKNLQEEISDLTEQLGSSGKTIHELEKVRKQLEAEKLELQSALEEAEASLEHEEGKILRAQLEFNQIKAEIERKLAEKDEEMEQAKRNHLRVVDSLQTSLDAETRSRNEALRVKKKMEGDLNEMEIQLSHANRMAAEAQKQVKGLQSLLKDTQIQLDDAVRANDDLKENIAIVERRNNLLQAELEELRAVVEQTERSRKLAEQELIETSERVQLLHSQNTSLINQKKKMDADLSQLQTEVEEAVQECRNAEEKAKKAITDAAMMAEELKKEQDTSAHLERMKKNMEQTIKDLQHRLDEAEQIALKGGKKQLQKLEARVRELENELEAEQKRNAESVKGMRKSERRIKELTYQTEEDRKNLLRLQDLVDKLQLKVKAYKRQAEEAEEQANTNLSKFRKVQHELDEAEERADIAESQVNKLRAKSRDIGAKGLNEE from the exons ATGGTGGATGCAGAGATGGCCGCGTTTGGGGCCGCTGCCCCCTTCCTGCGCAAGTCAGAGAAGGAGCGGCTGGAAGCCCAGACCCGGCCTTTTGACCTCAAGAAAGATGTTTTCGTGCCCGATGACAAGGAGGAGTTTGTCAAGGCCAAAATTGTGTCTCGAGAGGGTGGCAAAGTCACCGCTGAGACTGAGAATGGCAAG ACGGTGACCGTGAAGGAGGACCAGGTGATGCAGCAGAACCCACCCAAGTTCGACAAGATTGAGGACATGGCCATGCTGACCTTCCTGCACGAGCCCGCTGTACTCTACAACCTCAAGGAGCGCTACGCCTCTTGGATGATCTAC ACCTACTCGGGCCTCTTTTGTGTCACCGTCAATCCCTACAAGTGGCTGCCGGTGTACAATGCCGAGGTGGTGGCCGCCTACCGGGGCAAGAAGAGGAGTGAGGCGCCGCCCCACATCTTCTCCATCTCTGACAATGCCTATCAGTACATGCTGACAG ACAGAGAAAACCAGTCCATCCTGATCAC TGGAGAATCTGGGGCTGGGAAGACAGTCAACACCAAGAGGGTCATCCAGTACTTTGCTGTTATTGCCGCCATTGGGGATCGCAGCAAGAAGGATCAGACCCCCGGAAAG GGCACTCTGGAGGACCAGATCATCCAGGCCAACCCCGCCCTGGAGGCCTTCGGCAATGCCAAGACGGTCCGGAATGACAACTCCTCCCGCTTT GGGAAATTCATTCGAATCCATTTTGGGGCAACCGGAAAGTTGGCATCTGCAGACATAGAGACCT ACCTTCTGGAAAAATCCAGAGTTATTTTCCAGTTGAAAGCAGAGAGAGATTATCACATTTTCTACCAAATCCTGTCTAACAAAAAGCCTGAGCTGCTGG ACATGCTGCTGATCACCAACAACCCCTATGATTATGCATTCATCTCCCAAGGAGAGACCACAGTGGCATCCATTGATGACTCTGAGGAGCTCATGGCCACTGAT AATGCCTTTGATGTGCTGGGCTTCACTTCAGAGGAGAAGAACTCCATGTACAAGCTGACAGGTGCCATCATGCACTTTGGAAACATGAAGTTCAAACAGAAGCAGCGAGAGGAGCAGGCTGAGCCAGATGGCACTGAAG AGGCTGACAAGTCTGCCTACCTCATGGGGCTGAACTCAGCTGACCTGCTTAAGGGGCTGTGCCACCCTCGGGTGAAAGTGGGCAACGAGTACGTCACCAAGGGGCAGAATGTCCAACAG GTGGCATATGCCACCGGGGCACTGGCCAAGGCAGTGTACGAGAAGATGTTCAACTGGATGGTGACACGGATCAATGCCACCCTGGAGACCAAGCAGCCACGCCAGTACTTCATAGGAGTCTTGGACATCGCAGGCTTTGAGATCTTTGAC ttCAACAGCTTTGAGCAGCTGTGCATCAACTTCACCAATGAGAAGCTGCAGCAGTTCTTCAACCACCACATGTTCGTGCTGGAGCAGGAGGAGTACAAGAAGGAAGGCATTGAGTGGGAGTTCATCGACTTTGGCATGGACCTGCAGGCCTGCATTGACCTCATTGAGAAG CCCATGGGCATCATGTCCATCCTGGAGGAGGAGTGCATGTTCCCCAAGGCCACTGACATGACCTTCAAGGCCAAGCTGTATGACAACCACTTGGGCAAGTCCAACAACTTCCAGAAGCCACGCAACATCAAGGGGAAGCAggaagcccacttctccctcatCCACTATGCTGGCACTGTGGATTACAACATCCTGGGCTGGCTACAGAAGAACAAAGACCCACTCAATGAGACGGTAGTGGCCTTGTACCAGAAGTCCTCCCTCAAGCTGCTCAGCAACCTGTTTGCCAACTATGCTGGGGCTGATGCAC CTGTCGAGAAGGGCAAAGGCAAAGCCAAGAAGGGCTCATCCTTTCAGACTGTGTCAGCTCTGCACAGG GAAAATCTGAACAAGCTGATGACCAACTTGCGCTCCACACATCCCCACTTCGTGCGTTGCATCATCCCCAATGAGACAAAGtctccag GGGTGATAGACAACCCACTGGTTATGCACCAGCTTCGCTGCAACGGTGTGCTGGAGGGCATCCGCATCTGCAGGAAGGGTTTCCCCAACCGCATCCTCTATGGGGACTTCAGGCAGAG GTACCGCATCCTCAACCCAGCAGCCATCCCTGAGGGCCAGTTCATTGACagcaggaaaggggcagagaaacTGCTGAGCTCCCTGGACATCGACCACAACCAGTACAAGTTCGGCCACACCaag GTGTTCTTCAAGGCTGGGCTGCTGGGACTGCTGGAGGAGATGCGTGACGAGAGGCTTAGCCGCATCATCACCCGCATCCAGGCCCAGTCCCGGGGTGTGCTCTCCAGAATGGAGTACAAGAAGCTGCTGGAACGCAG AGACTCCTTGCTGATAATCCAGTGGAACATTCGGGCCTTCATGGGGGTCAAGAACTGGCCCTGGATGAAGCTTTACTTCAAGATCAAGCCACTGCTCAAGAGTGCCgagacagaaaaggagatggCCACCATGAAGGAAGAGTTTGCGCGCATCAAAGAGGCGCTGGAGAAGTCAGAGGCTCGCCGCAAGGAGCTGGAGGAGAAGATGGTGTCCCTGCTGCAGGAGAAGAATGACCTCCAGCTTCAAGTGCAAGCG GAACAAGACAACCTGGCTGATGCAGAGGAGCGCTGTGACCAGCTAATCAAGAACAAGATCCAGCTGGAGGCCAAGGTGAAGGAGATGACTGAAAGgctggaggatgaggaggagatgAATGCTGAGCTCACTGCCAAGAAGCGCAAGCTGGAAGATGAGTGTTCTGAGCTCAAAAGGGACATTGATGACCTGGAGCTGACGCTGGCCaaggtggagaaggagaagcatgcaACAGAGAACAAG GTGAAGAACCTGACAGAGGAGATGGCTGGGCTAGATGAGATCATTGCCAAGCTGACCAAAGAGAAGAAGGCTCTGCAAGAGGCCCACCAGCAGGCCCTAGATGACCTTCAGGCTGAGGAGGACAAGGTCAACACTTTGACCAAGGCCAAGGTCAAGTTGGAGCAGCAGGTGGATGAT ctggagggatccctggagcAGGAGAAGAAGGTGCGCATGGACCTGGAGCGAGCAAAGAGGAAGCTGGAGGGTGACCTGAAGCTGACCCAGGAGAGCATCATGGACCTGGAGAATGACAAGCAGCAGCTAGATGAGCGGCTTAAAAA GAAGGACTTTGAGCTGAATGCCCTCAATGCGAGGATTGAGGATGAGCAGGCGCTGGGCAGCCAGTTGCAGAAGAAGCTCAAAGAGCTTCAG GCTCGGAtcgaggagctggaggaggagctggaggctgAGCGCACCGCCAGGGCCAAGGTGGAGAAGCTGCGCTCAGACCTGTCCCGGGAGCTGGAGGAGATCAGCGAGCGGCTGGAAGAGGCCGGCGGCGCCACGTCCGTGCAGATCGAGATGAACAAGAAGCGGGAGGCCGAGTTCCAGAAGATGAGGCGGGACCTGGAGGAGGCCACGCTGCAGCACGAGGCCACGGCGGCGGCCCTGCGCAAGAAGCACGCCGACAGCGTGGCCGAGCTGGGCGAGCAGATCGACAACCTGCAGCGCGTGAAGCAGAagctggagaaggagaagagcGAGTTCAAGCTGGAGCTGGACGATGTCACCTCCAATATGGAGCAGATCATCAAGGCCAAG gcTAACCTGGAGAAGATGTGCCGGACCCTGGAAGACCAGATGAATGAACACCGAAGCAAGGCTGAGGAGACCCAGCGTTCTGTCAATGACCTCACCAGCCAGCGGGCCAAGCTACAGACTGAGAATG GTGAGCTGTCCCGGCAGCTGGATGAGAAGGAGGCACTGATCTCCCAGCTGACCCGAGGCAAGCTCACCTATACCCAGCAGCTGGAGGACCTCAAGaggcagctggaggaggaggtTAAG GCGAAGAATGCCCTGGCCCATGCACTACAGTCAGCACGCCATGACTGTGACCTGCTGCGGGAGCAGTACGAGGAGGAGACCGAGGCCAAGGCCGAGCTGCAGCGCGTCCTGTCCAAGGCCAACTCGGAGGTGGCCCAGTGGAGGACCAAGTACGAGACGGATGCCATCCAGAGGACTGAGGAACTCGAGGAGGCCAA GAAGAAGCTGGCCCAGAGGCTGCAGGACGCAGAGGAGGCCGTGGAGGCCGTCAATGCCAAGTGCTCTTCACTGGAGAAGACCAAACACCGGCTGCAGAATGAGATCGAGGACCTCATGGTGGATGTGGAGCGTTCCAATGCAGCCGCCGCAGCCCTGGACAAGAAACAGAGGAACTTTGACAAg ATCCTGGCCGAGTGGAAGCAGAAATATGAGGAGTCGCAGTCAGAGCTGGAGTCGTCACAGAAGGAGGCGCGCTCCCTCAGCACAGAGCTCTTCAAGCTCAAGAACGCCTATGAGGAGTCCCTGGAGCATCTGGAGACCTTCAAGCGGGAGAACAAGAACCTTCAGG aggagATCTCCGACCTGACTGAGCAGCTGGGTTCCAGTGGAAAAACCATCCACGAGCTGGAGAAGGTCCGCAAGCAGCTGGAGGCCGAGAAGCTGGAGCTGCAGTCGGCCCTGGAGGAGGCTGAG gcCTCTCTGGAGCATGAGGAGGGCAAGATCCTCCGGGCCCAGCTGGAGTTCAACCAGATCAAGGCAGAGATCGAGCGGAAGCTGGCGGAGAAGGATGAGGAGATGGAGCAGGCCAAGCGCAACCACCTGCGGGTGGTGGACTCGCTGCAGACCTCCCTGGATGCGGAGACGCGCAGCCGCAATGAGGCTCTGCGGGTGAAGAAGAAGATGGAGGGCGACCTCAATGAGATGGAGATCCAGCTCAGCCATGCCAACCGCATGGCTGCTGAGGCCCAGAAGCAAGTTAAGGGTCTCCAGAGCTTGCTGAAG GACACCCAGATCCAGCTGGACGATGCAGTGCGTGCCAATGACGACCTGAAGGAGAACATCGCCATCGTGGAGCGGCGTAACAACCTGCTGCAGGCCGAGCTGGAGGAGCTGCGGGCCGTGGTGGAGCAGACAGAGCGGTCCCGGAAGCTGGCGGAGCAGGAGTTGATCGAGACCAGTGAGCGGGTGCAGCTGCTGCACTCCCAG AATACCAGCCTTATCAACCAGAAGAAGAAGATGGATGCAGACCTGTCACAGCTTCAGACTGAAGTGGAAGAGGCGGTACAGGAGTGCAGGAATGCCGAGGAGAAGGCCAAGAAGGCCATCACAGAT GCTGCCATGATGGCAGAGGAGTTGAAGAAGGAGCAGGACACCAGCGCCCACCTGGAGCGCATGAAGAAGAACATGGAGCAGACCATCAAGGACCTGCAGCATCGGCTGGATGAGGCTGAGCAGATCGCCCTCAAGGGTGGCAAGAAGCAGCTGCAGAAGCTGGAGGCCCGGGTGCGGGAGCTGGAGAATGAGCTGGAGGCGGAGCAGAAGCGCAATGCAGAGTCAGTCAAGGGCATGAGGAAGAGTGAGCGTCGCATCAAGGAGCTGACTTACCAG ACGGAAGAGGACAGAAAGAACCTGCTACGGCTGCAGGACCTGGTGGACAAGCTGCAGCTGAAGGTCAAGGCTTACAAGCGCCAGGCGGAGGAGGCA GAAGAGCAGGCCAACACCAACCTGTCCAAGTTCCGCAAGGTGCAGCACGAACTGGATGAGGCGGAGGAGCGCGCGGACATCGCCGAGTCCCAGGTCAACAAGCTGCGAGCCAAGAGCCGCGACATTGGCGCCAAG ggCTTGAATGAAGAATAG